The following are encoded in a window of Acinonyx jubatus isolate Ajub_Pintada_27869175 chromosome D4, VMU_Ajub_asm_v1.0, whole genome shotgun sequence genomic DNA:
- the LOC106972069 gene encoding acyl-coenzyme A amino acid N-acyltransferase 2, with translation MFQLTATPASALADEPVHIRVTGLSPLQIVTLTASLKDEKGYVYQSKAFYKANEVGELDLMEASSIGGDYVGVHPMGLFWSLKPEKVFRRLIKQDVMNSPFYVTLNLYDSVYLQVSTTDQPRASQMVQRWFSGPGMQRVQIREGRVRGALFLPPGEGPFPGIVDLFGGRGGLVEFRASLLATHGFAVLALAYFLYEDLPKTLEEIDLEYFEEAANWLLVHPKIQKPGIGVISVSKGVEIALAMACFMKQVVATICINGPNAIYEFPLRYKDLVITPIPSFMERVQMDVLGAMRLRHYKGDARDELNRKSVLPIEKAQGAILFIVGDGDECLNSREYAEQALDQLRSHGRNNGRMLVYPGAGHLIEPPYTPLCYASPYRFNSGILLWGGDPVAHAAAQEHSWGEIQKFFREHLTQTRSKL, from the exons ATGTTCCAGCTGACCGCCACCCCGGCAAGTGCCCTTGCAGATGAGCCAGTGCATATCCGAGTGACAGGCCTGTCCCCGTTGCAGATAGTGACCCTCACGGCATCCCTGAAGGATGAGAAAGGGTATGTGTACCAGTCTAAAGCCTTCTACAAGGCGAACGAGGTTGGTGAACTGGACCTAATGGAGGCTTCTTCAATTGGAGGCGACTATGTGGGGGTCCACCCGATGGGTCTCTTCTGGTCTCTGAAGCCCGAGAAGGTTTTCCGGAGGCTGATTAAGCAGGATGTGATGAACAGCCCCTTTTATGTCACTCTGAACCTATATGACTCAGTTTATTTGCAAGTTTCCACCACAGATCAGCCTAGGGCCAGCCAGATGGTACAGCGCTGGTTCTCAGGCCCTGGCATGCAGCGGGTGCAGATCCGAGAAGGTCGTGTGCGAGGAGCCCTTTTTCTCCCTCCAG GGGAAGGTCCTTTCCCAGGAATCGTGGATTTGTTTGGGGGCAGAGGGGGTCTGGTTGAATTTCGGGCCAGTCTTTTGGCTACCCATGGCTTTGCGGTGTTGGCATTAGCATATTTTCTCTATGAAGATCTGCCTAAAACACTGGAGGAGATCGACCTGGAATATTTTGAGGAAGCTGCTAACTGGCTATTAGTTCATCccaag ATCCAAAAGCCAGGAATTGGAGTGATCTCCGTGAGCAAAGGTGTAGAGATCGCGCTGGCCATGGCCTGCTTCATGAAGCAGGTGGTAGCCACCATCTGCATCAATGGGCCCAACGCCATCTATGAATTTCCGCTCAGGTACAAAGATCTGGTTATAACACCCATCCCCTCGTTTATGGAGCGCGTGCAGATGGATGTTTTAGGAGCTATGCGCCTCCGCCACTACAAGGGGGACGCCCGGGATGAACTGAATCGGAAGAGCGTGCTTCCCATCGAAAAGGCCCAGGGTGCGATTCTTTTCATTGTAGGAGACGGTGATGAATGCTTGAATAGCAGGGAGTATGCTGAGCAGGCCTTGGACCAGCTGAGGAGCCATGGGAGAAACAATGGAAGGATGCTGGTATACCCGGGGGCGGGCCACCTCATAGAACCGCCCTACACACCCCTGTGTTATGCTTCCCCATACAGGTTCAATTCCGGGATCCTGCTTTGGGGAGGGGACCCTGTTGCCCATGCGGCAGCCCAGGAGCACTCCTGGGGAGAGATCCAGAAATTCTTCAGGGAACACCTTACTCAAACCAGAAGCAAACTCTGA